From one Luteipulveratus mongoliensis genomic stretch:
- a CDS encoding phosphomannomutase/phosphoglucomutase, with protein MNAPRLADFVKAYDVRGIVPDQVSPQVSRALGAAFAQVVAIPDGHRSIVIGRDMRPSSPELARAFAEGAAAHGLDVTLIGLCSTDGLYYASGVLDVPGAMFTASHNPARYNGIKMCRSGARPISQDTGLAEIRDLAQWTLDRGDVHDLGSTSPGQIVERDMLEDYADFLRNLVDVSGSRQLTVVVDAGNGMAGHTVPAVLKDLPLHVIPLYFELDGTFPNHEANPLEPANLVDLQAAVREHGADLGLAFDGDADRCFVVDERGEPVSPSAITALVAVREIDAQVAAGTPAGDIAVVYNLISSRAVPEIVAEHGARPVRTRVGHSLIKAEMAANNALFGGEHSAHYYFRDFWFADTGMLAALHVLAALGETDRPLSHVMADYSRYVASGEINSTVTDAAAATDRVRAWAIAQGDVIEDTLDGLTLTHATAPMWWLNLRASNTEPLLRLNVEATDDATMAMIRDGALALVRQEEGQT; from the coding sequence GTGAATGCACCCCGACTCGCCGACTTCGTGAAGGCGTACGACGTGCGGGGCATCGTTCCCGATCAGGTGAGTCCGCAGGTGTCCCGCGCACTCGGTGCCGCCTTCGCCCAGGTCGTTGCGATCCCCGACGGTCACCGCTCGATCGTCATCGGTCGCGACATGCGGCCGAGCTCACCCGAGCTGGCCCGGGCCTTCGCCGAGGGTGCAGCCGCACATGGCCTGGACGTCACGCTGATCGGGCTGTGCTCGACCGACGGGCTCTACTACGCCAGCGGTGTGCTGGACGTCCCTGGCGCGATGTTCACCGCTAGCCACAACCCCGCCCGCTACAACGGCATCAAGATGTGCCGCTCGGGCGCGCGGCCCATCAGCCAGGACACCGGCCTGGCCGAGATCCGCGACCTCGCGCAGTGGACGCTGGACCGCGGAGACGTGCACGACCTCGGCAGCACCTCGCCCGGTCAGATCGTCGAGCGAGACATGCTCGAGGACTACGCCGACTTCCTGCGCAACCTGGTCGACGTGTCCGGCTCGCGCCAGCTCACGGTGGTGGTGGACGCTGGGAACGGCATGGCCGGCCACACGGTGCCCGCGGTCCTGAAAGACCTTCCGTTGCACGTCATTCCGCTCTACTTCGAGCTGGACGGCACGTTCCCCAATCACGAGGCCAACCCGCTCGAGCCGGCCAATCTGGTCGACCTGCAGGCTGCGGTGCGCGAGCACGGGGCCGACCTCGGCCTCGCCTTCGACGGTGACGCCGACCGCTGCTTCGTCGTGGACGAGCGCGGCGAGCCGGTCAGCCCGTCGGCCATCACGGCGCTGGTGGCGGTCCGCGAGATCGACGCCCAGGTCGCGGCCGGGACGCCCGCCGGCGACATCGCTGTGGTCTACAACCTGATCTCCTCCCGCGCGGTGCCGGAGATCGTGGCGGAGCATGGCGCGCGCCCGGTGCGTACCCGCGTCGGGCACTCGCTGATCAAGGCCGAGATGGCCGCGAACAACGCCTTGTTCGGTGGCGAGCACTCCGCGCACTACTACTTCCGTGACTTCTGGTTTGCCGACACCGGCATGCTGGCGGCCCTGCACGTGCTGGCCGCGCTCGGGGAGACCGACCGGCCGCTGTCGCACGTCATGGCTGACTACAGTCGCTATGTCGCCTCGGGGGAGATCAACTCGACGGTGACCGATGCAGCAGCGGCGACCGACCGTGTGAGAGCGTGGGCGATCGCCCAGGGCGATGTCATCGAGGACACCCTCGACGGACTGACCTTGACCCACGCCACCGCACCGATGTGGTGGCTGAACCTGCGGGCGAGCAATACCGAGCCGCTGCTGCGGCTCAATGTCGAGGCCACGGACGACGCGACCATGGCGATGATCCGCGACGGCGCCCTGGCGCTGGTGCGGCAGGAGGAAGGACAGACATGA
- a CDS encoding SDR family oxidoreductase: MTNPTDPPVWVEGLPGVGRAPILVTGGTGTLGRAVVAELERSNVPARVLTRTPRQVETEQVHGDLTTGEGLHEAVDGVHAVIHCATHPTHPQDVDVAGTRRLLDVLSEVSPEAHLVHMSILGALANPLPYYRAKVAAETLVTGWEGRRTIVRATQFHDLVERLTRVSVGPFGLGVKGLRFASVDPVYVAGRLVDHALSEPRREPLELAGPEVLSAREIAVLTARIKGQPAPRLVPMPAVGAVLRALSRGSNLPGPGAERGGLPYAEWLAARVAAA; this comes from the coding sequence GTGACCAACCCCACGGACCCGCCTGTCTGGGTCGAGGGCCTTCCTGGCGTCGGCCGCGCGCCCATCCTGGTGACCGGCGGCACCGGCACGCTCGGTCGAGCGGTCGTGGCCGAGCTCGAGCGCTCCAACGTGCCGGCGAGAGTGCTCACCCGCACACCCCGTCAGGTCGAGACCGAGCAGGTACACGGTGACCTGACGACCGGCGAGGGGCTGCACGAGGCGGTCGACGGCGTACACGCGGTCATCCACTGCGCCACTCACCCGACCCACCCTCAGGACGTCGACGTCGCGGGCACCCGGCGCCTGCTCGACGTCCTGTCCGAGGTCAGCCCCGAAGCCCACCTGGTGCACATGTCGATCCTCGGCGCGCTCGCCAACCCGCTGCCCTACTACCGCGCCAAGGTGGCCGCCGAGACCCTCGTCACGGGCTGGGAGGGCCGACGGACGATCGTCCGAGCCACGCAGTTCCACGACCTGGTCGAACGCCTCACCCGGGTGTCGGTCGGACCGTTCGGCCTCGGGGTGAAGGGTCTGCGGTTCGCCAGCGTCGACCCCGTCTACGTCGCCGGTCGGCTGGTCGACCACGCCCTGTCCGAGCCGCGACGCGAACCGCTGGAGCTGGCTGGTCCCGAGGTGCTGTCGGCTCGTGAGATCGCCGTGCTGACGGCTCGCATCAAGGGGCAGCCCGCGCCACGCCTGGTGCCGATGCCTGCCGTCGGCGCGGTGCTACGGGCGCTCTCGCGCGGCTCCAACCTGCCCGGGCCCGGGGCCGAGCGAGGCGGCCTGCCGTACGCCGAGTGGCTGGCCGCACGCGTCGCCGCCGCCTGA
- a CDS encoding DUF3499 domain-containing protein → MTTTPPARNRSRTCSRAACHRAAVATLTYVYADQTAVLGPLATYAEPHTYDLCADHASRLTAPRGWDVVRLAVDLTEPEPTPDDLLALADAVRAAARPATPVSPPAAEPSAQPATPGAGDQVLAGDRRRHLRVLPDV, encoded by the coding sequence GTGACGACGACGCCGCCAGCCAGAAACAGGTCCCGCACCTGCTCGCGGGCGGCCTGCCACCGCGCAGCTGTCGCCACCCTCACCTATGTCTATGCCGACCAGACGGCCGTGCTCGGACCGCTGGCGACCTACGCAGAGCCGCACACCTACGACCTGTGCGCCGACCACGCCAGCCGGCTGACCGCACCGCGCGGCTGGGACGTGGTCCGCCTGGCCGTCGACCTGACCGAGCCCGAGCCCACACCGGACGACCTGCTGGCCCTCGCGGACGCCGTACGCGCCGCGGCCCGGCCGGCGACGCCCGTCTCGCCGCCCGCTGCCGAGCCGTCGGCGCAGCCCGCGACTCCCGGTGCCGGCGACCAGGTGCTGGCCGGTGACCGTCGGCGCCACCTGCGCGTACTGCCCGACGTGTGA
- a CDS encoding DUF5719 family protein produces the protein MRGLGVVRVLVVAGAGSAMVWGATGSDARVDLSRAGDTRATSAVSTQSLTRSELVCPGPDRPGVAGSGSAQQTVAIQTASLPPTLLPPDDAGSRETGEVSATRLPGSAGDLVNAVTSRGGFTSTPVSGAGSVDIVGSAGLAPGLAALQVNDDRTATAQGLAMMPCPTTSTTSYLLAGGPQPGRLERIVLSNPSPNAVVARLSVLGAGKPQEVSVPARSRTVALLGEIDDTSPAPVVKVTTTSGTVAVAMADMAFEGTVPQGSELVGPATDPSTDAVIPAGLASGGRVSVRVGVPGKDEAVVRVQVLGPPDANVPDAVQTVPAGSSGTIDLTGLPLGRYALRVTADVPVVAAAESTTAKGPQGSIDNAWAPTAAPITTIAGTPVPHVPGVKSVLMLSSVGREAHVTVGSTDATGSTTTQLVTVPADGVASVSTGSASAVWVKTGGHAVYGALVLGGGDTKKQPLLSVAPLNPVPVSAKVIDAREGLPQ, from the coding sequence TGTCTCGCGCCGGTGACACCCGCGCGACCAGTGCCGTCAGCACCCAGTCGCTGACCCGCAGCGAGCTCGTGTGTCCAGGACCGGACCGCCCCGGTGTGGCCGGCTCGGGATCAGCGCAGCAGACCGTTGCGATCCAGACGGCCAGCCTGCCTCCGACGCTCTTGCCACCGGACGACGCCGGCTCGAGGGAGACGGGTGAGGTGAGCGCAACCCGGCTCCCCGGGTCGGCCGGCGACCTGGTCAACGCCGTGACCAGTCGCGGAGGTTTTACCTCCACCCCGGTGAGCGGCGCCGGCTCGGTCGACATCGTCGGCTCGGCGGGCCTCGCGCCTGGCCTCGCTGCGCTCCAGGTCAATGACGACCGCACCGCGACCGCGCAGGGCCTGGCGATGATGCCGTGCCCGACGACCAGCACGACCTCCTATCTCCTGGCTGGTGGCCCGCAGCCGGGTCGGCTGGAGCGCATCGTCCTGAGCAACCCCTCGCCCAACGCGGTCGTCGCCCGGCTGAGCGTCCTCGGCGCGGGCAAGCCCCAAGAGGTCTCGGTGCCGGCCCGCTCGCGCACGGTGGCGCTCCTCGGCGAGATCGACGACACCTCACCGGCGCCCGTCGTCAAGGTGACCACCACCTCGGGCACCGTGGCCGTCGCGATGGCCGATATGGCGTTCGAGGGCACCGTTCCTCAAGGGTCGGAGCTGGTCGGACCCGCCACCGATCCGTCCACCGACGCAGTGATCCCGGCCGGGCTGGCCAGCGGCGGTCGGGTGTCCGTTCGCGTGGGCGTCCCTGGCAAGGACGAGGCCGTGGTCCGTGTCCAGGTCCTGGGGCCGCCGGATGCCAACGTGCCCGACGCCGTACAGACCGTGCCGGCCGGGTCCAGCGGCACGATCGACCTGACCGGCCTGCCACTGGGCCGCTATGCGCTGCGGGTGACCGCTGACGTCCCGGTCGTGGCGGCGGCGGAGTCCACGACCGCCAAGGGGCCGCAGGGCAGTATCGACAACGCCTGGGCGCCGACGGCTGCGCCGATCACCACGATCGCGGGCACACCCGTGCCGCACGTGCCCGGTGTGAAGTCCGTGCTCATGCTCTCGTCCGTGGGCCGCGAGGCACACGTCACGGTCGGCAGCACGGATGCGACCGGCAGCACGACGACTCAGCTGGTGACCGTCCCGGCGGACGGCGTGGCCTCGGTGTCGACCGGCAGCGCCTCTGCGGTCTGGGTCAAGACGGGTGGCCACGCGGTCTACGGTGCGCTCGTGCTCGGCGGCGGTGACACCAAGAAGCAGCCGCTCCTCTCGGTCGCACCGCTCAACCCCGTGCCCGTGTCGGCCAAGGTCATCGACGCTCGAGAAGGCTTGCCGCAGTAG
- a CDS encoding Trm112 family protein, which produces MSPTIEPWLREILRCPLCRNELVDATGADGGAELHCDGDCEQPGQRRAYRIDDGIPVLLAEEARTFQV; this is translated from the coding sequence ATGAGCCCGACGATCGAGCCTTGGCTTCGAGAGATCCTGCGTTGCCCGCTGTGCCGCAACGAGCTGGTCGACGCCACCGGTGCCGATGGTGGCGCCGAGCTGCACTGCGACGGCGACTGCGAGCAGCCCGGCCAGCGCCGGGCGTACCGCATCGATGACGGCATCCCGGTGCTGCTGGCCGAGGAAGCCCGGACCTTCCAGGTCTGA
- a CDS encoding metallopeptidase family protein: MRSSLRSGRGGSEGPTARSRRDRHGRGLRGPTAWPRVPSMVARAARFDELVLDAAERLERRLGRPLDQVELAVEDVPPSDPSSWEETVPLGRLFPAENRSPARLVVYRRPVESRAEGPRDLAALVDSVVTEQVASLLGLSPEDLED; this comes from the coding sequence GTGCGTTCGTCCTTGAGGTCCGGCCGTGGTGGCAGCGAGGGGCCCACCGCGCGGTCTCGCCGCGACCGGCACGGGCGCGGCCTGCGCGGTCCGACCGCCTGGCCGCGGGTTCCCTCGATGGTGGCCCGCGCCGCCCGCTTCGACGAGCTCGTGCTGGATGCTGCCGAACGCCTCGAGCGCCGACTCGGACGACCTCTCGACCAGGTCGAGCTGGCCGTCGAGGACGTACCGCCCAGCGACCCCTCGTCGTGGGAAGAAACCGTGCCGCTGGGACGTCTCTTTCCGGCCGAAAACCGTTCTCCTGCAAGGCTGGTCGTCTACCGCCGCCCCGTCGAGAGCCGCGCCGAGGGACCCCGTGACCTGGCCGCACTCGTCGACAGCGTGGTCACCGAGCAGGTCGCCAGCCTGCTCGGTCTGTCGCCCGAAGACCTCGAGGACTGA